The segment TTTGGAAGCCAGCATCACGGAAAGAGTCCCCACTTCATCCCGGAGTTCCTGGATCGCCTGCTCCTTCTCCGAGACGATTTCGGACTTGGCTTCACTGATCATCCGCTCCGCCCGTTCACGGGCATCCCGGATGATTTCTTCCGCTTCCCGCTCCTTCTGGGCCCGGGCCCGTTCCAGCAGGTCCTTGGCCTCCTGTCGGGCCTGACTGAGAGCTTCTTTTTGCTCGGCAACCAATTTTTCCGCTTCCGCCCGATTCTGCTCCGCGGTGGTGATCTGTTGCTCGATGTGTTCCGACCGCTCATTCATCACCTTCATGACCGGGCCCAGGGCATAACGTTTCAACAGGAACATCAAAATCAAAATCGCGACGACCTGAAATAACATGGTTCCCCATGTGAAAGACAATCCGAATCACTCCCTTCAATACCCTAGGATCGAACA is part of the Kroppenstedtia eburnea genome and harbors:
- the atpF gene encoding F0F1 ATP synthase subunit B, with translation MLFQVVAILILMFLLKRYALGPVMKVMNERSEHIEQQITTAEQNRAEAEKLVAEQKEALSQARQEAKDLLERARAQKEREAEEIIRDARERAERMISEAKSEIVSEKEQAIQELRDEVGTLSVMLASKMIEKEIKAKDQSALVKKYLNQVGELQ